In Longimicrobiaceae bacterium, the following proteins share a genomic window:
- a CDS encoding GNAT family N-acetyltransferase, with protein MKRDEDGEAETFDRFTRPVEVVIRTCREDDLEGLEWFGMFTPHREIIHEAFAMQRRGENLMLVAEANRFPVGQAWINLRARALLGTGLLWAVRVLPPFQGMGIGSRLLAAAEEALRARGFARAEIGVEKDNPDARRLYERVGYRVVREEYEEYEYTTPEGTHHRVPVDQWFLQKELSPRGADPGGPTSDGGEG; from the coding sequence GTGAAGCGCGACGAGGACGGCGAGGCGGAAACGTTCGACCGGTTCACCCGGCCGGTGGAGGTGGTGATCCGCACCTGCCGGGAGGACGACCTGGAAGGGCTGGAATGGTTCGGGATGTTCACCCCGCACCGGGAGATCATCCACGAGGCGTTCGCCATGCAGCGGCGCGGGGAGAACCTGATGCTGGTGGCGGAGGCGAACCGCTTCCCCGTGGGCCAGGCCTGGATCAACCTCCGGGCGCGCGCGCTGCTCGGCACCGGGCTCCTCTGGGCGGTGCGGGTGCTCCCCCCCTTCCAGGGGATGGGGATCGGCTCGCGGCTCCTGGCCGCGGCGGAGGAGGCGCTGCGCGCGCGAGGCTTTGCCCGGGCGGAGATCGGGGTCGAAAAGGACAACCCGGACGCCCGCCGCCTCTACGAGCGGGTGGGGTACCGGGTGGTGCGCGAGGAGTACGAGGAGTACGAGTACACCACGCCGGAGGGGACGCACCACCGCGTCCCCGTGGACCAGTGGTTCCTGCAGAAGGAATTGTCGCCCCGCGGCGCGGACCCGGGCGGCCCCACGTCGGACGGAGGGGAGGGATGA
- a CDS encoding PIG-L family deacetylase: MPPDTGEVMDFLRGAGHFAGPALVFAAHPDDETVGASSLLPRLPEVTIVHVTDGAPRDRRWWGAPETASREEYARVRREELRAALALAGISPGRLRTLRLADQEASLDLAGLARRAAEVLRELRPALVLTHPYEGGHPDHDAAAFAMRSALYLLRAEGAALPALVEFASYHARSEGLATCEFLPAAGGEEVEAVLTETERTRKEAMLACFATQRETLARFPTDREQFRAAPAYDFTRPPHAGTLNYERFGWGCTGAEWRARAREALEALGTGEAPC; the protein is encoded by the coding sequence ATGCCACCTGACACGGGCGAGGTGATGGACTTCCTGCGCGGGGCCGGTCACTTCGCCGGCCCCGCGCTCGTCTTCGCCGCCCACCCGGACGACGAGACCGTGGGCGCGTCGTCGCTCCTGCCACGGCTTCCGGAGGTGACGATCGTCCACGTCACCGACGGGGCCCCGCGCGACCGGCGGTGGTGGGGGGCGCCGGAGACGGCCTCGCGCGAGGAGTACGCCCGCGTCCGCCGGGAGGAGCTGCGCGCCGCGCTGGCGCTCGCCGGGATCAGTCCGGGGCGGCTCCGCACGCTGCGCCTGGCCGACCAGGAGGCGTCGCTCGACCTGGCGGGGCTGGCGCGGCGGGCGGCGGAGGTGCTGCGGGAGCTGCGTCCCGCGCTGGTTCTGACCCACCCGTACGAGGGCGGGCACCCGGACCACGACGCGGCGGCATTCGCCATGCGTTCCGCTCTATACCTCCTCCGTGCGGAGGGGGCCGCCCTCCCGGCGCTGGTGGAGTTCGCCTCCTACCACGCGCGGAGCGAGGGGCTGGCGACGTGCGAGTTCCTTCCCGCGGCGGGAGGGGAGGAGGTGGAGGCCGTGCTGACCGAGACGGAGAGGACCCGGAAGGAGGCGATGCTGGCCTGCTTCGCCACGCAGCGGGAAACGCTGGCCCGGTTCCCCACGGACCGGGAGCAGTTCCGCGCCGCGCCCGCGTACGACTTCACCCGGCCGCCGCACGCCGGGACGCTCAACTACGAGCGCTTCGGCTGGGGGTGCACGGGCGCCGAGTGGCGGGCCCGGGCGCGGGAGGCGCTGGAGGCGCTCGGGACCGGGGAGGCCCCGTGCTGA
- a CDS encoding family 16 glycoside hydrolase produces MAAKIGVEKTHFTLDVLGRYTCNTDMEAAEATNRPDARPFDVIVIGGGSFGPILAQNVFFDDTTHSRRVLVLDAGPLALPEHQQNLPVLGDVESVVREVPWQADPRLAFSGLRIMLGGRSAFFGGWSPQLLDDALHTEMPRTRWPDSVVQELKTTYFPGAAQQLAVDETNDFIFGELHEVLRQRLAAGIDNGKVTGAIPLDDLELRLRVDPATPAATQRLMKLEAPLAVQSKSPRPGFFPFNKFSAVPLIIRSAREAQFEVGELLDDRTELGENERKGDDAKKRYMVVPRIRVTRLETGPGADGQARVTGIHARRLEANGSETDVAFPVREGARVVIALGTIESARLVLNSFSGLPRQDLVGANLMAHLRSNVVMRIPRGSLPGGLPRELQASALLMKGAHRYQDGDGATGYFHLQITSAGLDNLTDDDHVELFMKVPDIDFFEDVAQADDQHVVITIRGIGEMEPDNPASRVVPEPGTDRVRAMIVPSARDEELWDAMDRASDQVARVFAGGKDFEIRMPDGRWKPVTPASDLEQELPFTFRDQGRFDGEAGRRGRRDRLGTTHHEAGTLRLGSSPDDSVVDENCRLWGVENAYVAGPMLFPTIGSPNPMLTGTAFARRLATHLVETMPHHVPVATPGFTLLFDGRTLGGWRMSTIRDENGQEAGRTNPGRFIVVDGALEATPGTGLGLLWHAEPMPPDYVLKLQWKRFRHEANSGVLLRFPDPRSKGYRNTAWVASHFGYEVQIDELGAPDGADRHRTGAIYGVEAQTLSLQGARPAGEWNDYEIRVEGNRFTVLLNGVQVTDFLNGDPDRGQPSTDAVPTYVGLQIHPGSRMAFRNVEFRPL; encoded by the coding sequence ATGGCCGCAAAGATCGGTGTCGAGAAGACCCACTTCACGCTGGACGTGCTCGGGCGCTACACCTGCAACACGGACATGGAGGCGGCCGAGGCGACGAATCGACCGGATGCCCGCCCCTTCGACGTGATCGTCATCGGAGGTGGAAGCTTCGGCCCCATCCTGGCGCAGAACGTCTTCTTCGACGATACGACCCACAGCCGGCGCGTTCTCGTGCTCGACGCGGGCCCGCTCGCCCTCCCGGAGCACCAGCAGAACCTCCCCGTCCTCGGCGACGTCGAGTCCGTCGTCCGGGAGGTGCCGTGGCAGGCCGATCCCCGCCTCGCGTTCTCCGGGCTGAGAATCATGCTGGGCGGGCGCTCCGCCTTCTTCGGGGGGTGGTCGCCGCAGCTGCTGGACGACGCGCTGCACACGGAGATGCCCCGCACCCGGTGGCCGGACTCCGTCGTCCAGGAGCTCAAGACCACGTACTTCCCGGGCGCGGCGCAGCAGCTCGCCGTGGACGAGACCAACGACTTCATCTTCGGCGAGCTGCACGAGGTGCTGCGGCAGCGTCTGGCCGCCGGAATCGACAACGGCAAGGTCACCGGGGCGATCCCGCTCGACGACCTGGAGCTGCGCCTCAGGGTGGATCCCGCCACACCCGCCGCTACGCAGCGGCTGATGAAGCTGGAGGCGCCGCTCGCCGTGCAGAGCAAGTCGCCCCGCCCGGGCTTCTTCCCGTTCAACAAGTTCAGCGCCGTACCGCTGATCATCCGCAGCGCCCGCGAAGCCCAGTTCGAGGTGGGAGAGCTGCTGGACGACCGCACGGAGCTGGGTGAGAACGAGCGGAAGGGGGACGACGCCAAGAAGCGGTACATGGTCGTCCCGCGCATCCGCGTCACCCGGCTGGAGACCGGCCCCGGCGCCGACGGCCAGGCGCGGGTCACCGGGATCCACGCCCGGCGGCTGGAGGCCAACGGGAGCGAGACGGACGTCGCCTTCCCGGTCCGCGAGGGGGCCAGGGTGGTGATCGCGCTGGGCACCATCGAGTCGGCGCGGCTGGTGCTCAACTCCTTCTCCGGACTCCCCCGGCAGGACCTCGTCGGGGCCAACCTGATGGCCCACCTGCGATCGAACGTGGTGATGCGCATCCCGCGCGGCTCGCTGCCGGGAGGCCTCCCCCGGGAGCTGCAAGCGTCCGCGCTGCTGATGAAGGGGGCGCACCGCTACCAGGACGGCGACGGGGCGACCGGGTACTTCCACCTGCAGATCACCTCCGCCGGGCTGGACAACCTCACGGACGACGACCACGTCGAGCTGTTCATGAAGGTGCCCGACATCGACTTCTTCGAGGACGTGGCCCAGGCGGACGACCAGCACGTCGTCATCACCATCCGCGGCATCGGCGAGATGGAGCCCGACAACCCGGCCAGCCGGGTCGTCCCGGAGCCGGGGACGGACCGGGTGCGCGCCATGATCGTGCCGAGCGCGCGGGACGAGGAGCTGTGGGACGCCATGGACCGGGCTTCCGACCAGGTGGCGCGAGTCTTCGCGGGCGGCAAGGACTTCGAGATCCGGATGCCCGACGGACGATGGAAGCCCGTCACCCCGGCGTCGGACCTGGAGCAGGAGCTGCCCTTCACCTTCCGCGACCAGGGCCGGTTCGATGGAGAGGCGGGCCGCCGGGGCAGGCGAGACCGCCTGGGGACGACGCACCACGAGGCCGGCACGCTCCGGCTGGGATCGAGCCCGGACGATTCGGTGGTCGACGAGAACTGCAGGCTCTGGGGGGTGGAGAACGCCTACGTCGCCGGGCCCATGCTCTTCCCCACCATCGGCTCGCCGAACCCCATGCTGACCGGGACCGCCTTCGCGCGGCGGCTCGCCACTCACCTGGTGGAGACGATGCCCCACCACGTCCCCGTGGCGACCCCCGGCTTCACGCTGCTCTTCGACGGGCGAACGCTCGGCGGGTGGAGGATGTCCACGATCCGCGACGAGAACGGCCAGGAAGCGGGGCGGACCAATCCGGGGCGCTTCATCGTGGTGGACGGCGCCCTGGAGGCGACCCCCGGCACCGGCCTGGGCCTGCTCTGGCACGCCGAGCCCATGCCGCCGGACTACGTCCTGAAGCTGCAGTGGAAGCGCTTCCGGCACGAGGCCAATTCCGGCGTGCTCCTGCGGTTTCCCGACCCGCGGAGCAAGGGCTACCGGAACACCGCCTGGGTGGCCAGCCACTTCGGCTACGAGGTGCAGATCGACGAGCTGGGCGCGCCGGACGGAGCGGACAGGCATCGCACCGGCGCGATCTACGGCGTGGAGGCCCAGACGCTCTCCCTCCAGGGCGCCCGGCCCGCGGGCGAGTGGAACGACTACGAGATCCGGGTGGAGGGCAACCGCTTCACCGTGCTGCTGAACGGCGTGCAGGTGACGGACTTCCTCAACGGCGACCCAGACCGCGGGCAGCCATCCACCGACGCCGTGCCGACCTACGTGGGACTGCAGATCCACCCCGGCTCGCGGATGGCGTTCCGGAACGTCGAGTTCAGACCGCTCTGA
- a CDS encoding alpha-amylase family glycosyl hydrolase, whose protein sequence is MIDLNEVGAAPYRDAAGHRRVRFGLYLPGITYDKGYRVRVRVIHARDQFVREIEPRVYDLFWHKGSPLDLWDTTVDLTADAAGNFGAEGRYLYRFQLLRGEEVVTFWFADPFGRAAGRGTVSAFDVEDAPEPFDWNDGAFRVPEVDRMIVYELHVGEFNETFDGLVAQLPYLRSLGVNVLELMPVSNVKEDVEWGYTPLGYFAPDDRYGGPEGMKRLVRACHEQGIAVIVDAVYAHAHPEFPYNLVYETSGEPNPMMGPFAEEFFARAGVDYDREFAREYFFAVNRHWLEEYHVDGFRYDYVPGMLDGPTGNGYAALVHHTYRHSQQPGAFPRFAGPDGRSLIIQCAEHLPDARGILSTTYSNTCWQNGLLDEAGAQAGGPVRVSFAHQLDPELIGYPSHYRNPATGEVLPAAPFQYLESHDHSRFINRFGEQRLRDLLDQPYGDRGQFYRTQPYVIALYTCKGVPMLWHGQEFGENWSVPSGGLGRVLLSRPLHWEYFYDPMGKALIRLYRIMASLRSRYRALQSRGYLYYYDDPFHRRNGIVAYRRRAEPRDGAPAEDMVVVLNFSDRDVDAWIPWPAAGSWRELIDEADGHRPSVQVQQDGEWKPVRVPSSYGAVYLHQ, encoded by the coding sequence ATGATCGACCTGAACGAGGTGGGTGCAGCGCCGTACCGGGACGCCGCGGGGCACCGCCGGGTCCGCTTCGGGCTGTACCTGCCGGGAATCACCTACGACAAGGGCTACCGAGTCCGGGTGCGCGTCATCCACGCGCGCGACCAGTTCGTGCGGGAGATCGAGCCCCGGGTCTACGACCTGTTCTGGCACAAGGGCTCGCCGCTCGACCTGTGGGACACGACCGTGGACCTCACGGCCGACGCCGCGGGCAACTTCGGCGCGGAGGGCCGCTACCTCTACCGCTTCCAGCTGCTGAGAGGGGAAGAGGTGGTGACCTTCTGGTTCGCGGACCCGTTCGGGCGGGCCGCCGGCCGGGGCACCGTTTCGGCCTTCGACGTGGAGGACGCCCCGGAGCCGTTCGACTGGAACGACGGGGCGTTCCGCGTCCCCGAGGTGGACCGGATGATCGTGTACGAGCTGCACGTCGGCGAGTTCAACGAGACGTTCGACGGCCTCGTCGCACAGCTGCCGTACCTGCGGAGCCTGGGCGTGAACGTCCTGGAGCTGATGCCGGTGTCCAACGTCAAGGAGGACGTCGAGTGGGGGTACACGCCGCTGGGCTACTTCGCGCCGGACGACCGGTACGGAGGCCCCGAGGGGATGAAGCGCCTGGTCCGCGCGTGCCACGAGCAGGGGATCGCCGTCATCGTGGACGCGGTGTACGCCCACGCCCACCCGGAATTCCCCTACAACCTGGTGTACGAGACCTCGGGGGAGCCGAACCCCATGATGGGCCCCTTCGCGGAGGAGTTCTTCGCGCGCGCGGGGGTGGACTACGACCGGGAGTTCGCCCGCGAGTACTTCTTCGCCGTCAACCGGCACTGGCTGGAGGAGTACCACGTGGACGGCTTCCGCTACGACTACGTCCCCGGGATGCTCGACGGCCCGACCGGCAACGGCTACGCGGCGCTGGTGCACCACACCTACCGGCACTCGCAGCAGCCCGGGGCGTTCCCCCGCTTCGCGGGGCCGGACGGCCGCAGCCTGATCATCCAGTGCGCCGAGCACCTGCCGGACGCGCGGGGGATCCTCTCCACCACGTACTCCAACACCTGCTGGCAGAACGGACTGCTCGACGAGGCGGGCGCGCAGGCGGGCGGGCCCGTCCGGGTCTCGTTCGCGCACCAGCTGGACCCGGAGCTCATCGGCTACCCCAGCCACTACCGAAACCCGGCGACCGGCGAGGTCCTCCCGGCGGCTCCGTTCCAGTACCTCGAGTCGCACGACCACAGCCGGTTCATCAACCGCTTCGGCGAGCAGCGGCTGCGCGACCTGCTCGACCAGCCGTACGGCGACCGCGGCCAGTTCTACCGGACGCAGCCGTACGTGATCGCCCTGTACACGTGCAAGGGCGTCCCGATGCTCTGGCACGGGCAGGAGTTCGGCGAGAACTGGAGCGTTCCCTCCGGCGGGCTGGGGCGGGTGCTGCTCAGCCGGCCGCTGCACTGGGAGTACTTCTACGATCCGATGGGGAAGGCGCTGATCCGGCTCTACCGCATCATGGCCTCGCTGCGGTCTCGCTACCGCGCGCTGCAGAGCCGCGGCTACCTGTACTACTACGACGACCCCTTCCACCGGCGCAACGGGATCGTCGCGTACCGGCGCAGGGCCGAGCCCCGCGACGGCGCTCCCGCGGAGGACATGGTCGTGGTCCTGAACTTCTCGGACCGCGACGTGGACGCCTGGATCCCGTGGCCGGCGGCGGGGAGCTGGCGGGAGCTCATCGACGAGGCCGACGGCCACCGGCCCTCCGTGCAGGTGCAGCAGGACGGCGAGTGGAAGCCGGTGCGGGTGCCCTCCAGCTACGGGGCCGTGTACCTCCACCAGTAG
- a CDS encoding glycosyltransferase produces the protein MLTVLSVAYAFAGVGAGAVGGAEQVLFQLDAALVRAGHRSLVVAQEGSEVAGELVATPGHEGAITEQAQRVPWARHRAAIRDALERHPVDLVHLHGIDFPEYLPPPGVPVLATLHLPPSWYPAEVFRTARRDTWLHCVSEAQQRACPPSAALLPHIANGVPVDRLAARHARRSFAVALGRVCPEKGFHHALEAARGAGVPLLIGGKVFPYEEHERYFAREVRPRLDRSRRFLGPLDFARKRRCLNAAHCLLVPSRAPETSSLVAMKGLACGTPVIAFRSGALPEIVEHGRTGFLVDDVREMADAIPAVDTLDREECRAAARERFSLQAMTDRYLELYTRVSAGTVGGRGAEGARADAA, from the coding sequence GTGCTGACCGTGCTGAGCGTGGCGTACGCCTTCGCCGGGGTGGGGGCGGGCGCGGTGGGGGGGGCCGAGCAGGTCCTCTTCCAGCTGGACGCGGCGCTGGTTCGGGCGGGGCACCGCTCGCTGGTGGTGGCGCAGGAGGGATCCGAGGTCGCGGGGGAGCTCGTCGCCACCCCCGGGCACGAGGGGGCCATCACGGAGCAGGCGCAGCGGGTGCCGTGGGCGCGCCACCGTGCGGCGATTCGCGACGCGCTGGAGCGGCACCCGGTGGACCTGGTGCACCTGCACGGGATCGACTTCCCGGAGTACCTCCCGCCCCCGGGCGTCCCGGTGCTGGCCACGCTGCACCTGCCGCCCTCCTGGTACCCCGCGGAGGTGTTCCGGACGGCCCGCCGGGACACCTGGCTGCACTGCGTCTCCGAGGCGCAGCAGCGCGCCTGCCCGCCCTCCGCCGCGCTCCTCCCGCACATCGCCAACGGGGTCCCCGTGGACCGCCTGGCCGCGCGCCACGCCCGCCGCTCTTTCGCCGTGGCGCTGGGGCGGGTCTGCCCGGAGAAGGGGTTCCACCACGCGCTGGAGGCGGCGCGCGGCGCCGGGGTGCCGCTCCTGATCGGCGGGAAGGTGTTCCCGTACGAGGAGCACGAGCGCTACTTCGCGCGGGAGGTCCGGCCGCGGCTGGACCGGAGCCGCCGCTTCCTGGGGCCGCTGGACTTCGCGCGGAAGCGCCGCTGCCTGAACGCCGCCCACTGCCTCCTGGTCCCCAGCCGCGCCCCCGAGACCAGCTCGCTGGTGGCGATGAAGGGGCTGGCCTGCGGGACGCCGGTGATCGCCTTCCGGTCCGGCGCCCTCCCGGAGATCGTGGAGCACGGGCGCACCGGCTTCCTGGTGGACGACGTGCGGGAGATGGCCGACGCGATCCCCGCGGTGGACACGCTGGACCGGGAGGAGTGCCGCGCCGCCGCCCGGGAGCGCTTCTCCCTGCAGGCCATGACGGATCGGTACCTGGAGCTGTACACCCGCGTCTCGGCCGGCACGGTCGGTGGCCGCGGTGCGGAGGGGGCGCGTGCCGACGCTGCTTGA